The following are encoded together in the Rhizobium tumorigenes genome:
- a CDS encoding aldo/keto reductase, translated as MTELNASKSGTFKIGGDLTVNRLGFGAMRITGKGIWGDPADREESIRTLKRLPELGVNFIDTADSYGPDVSEQLIKEALHPYGKMVIATKGGLTRTGPEVWIPVGRPEYLIQQAHKSLRNLGVEQIDLWQLHRIDPKVPAKEQFDAIKSLLDDKIIRHAGLSEVSVAEIEAASKVFKVSTVQNRYNLVDRTSEDVLDYCEKHGIGFIPWYPLAAGDLAKPGSLLDTIAKRHNAAPSQIALDWVLKRSPVMLPIPGTSKVKHLEENVAAVNFTLSEDEFKALDAEGKKVFKTA; from the coding sequence ATGACCGAGTTGAATGCATCCAAATCCGGGACCTTCAAGATTGGCGGCGATCTCACCGTCAACCGTCTTGGTTTCGGCGCCATGCGCATCACAGGCAAGGGCATATGGGGAGACCCCGCCGATCGCGAGGAAAGCATCCGCACCCTCAAGCGACTGCCCGAGCTCGGCGTCAACTTCATCGACACCGCCGATTCCTACGGCCCTGATGTCTCAGAGCAGCTGATCAAGGAGGCATTGCACCCCTACGGAAAGATGGTGATCGCCACCAAGGGCGGTCTGACGCGAACCGGTCCTGAAGTCTGGATACCCGTCGGTCGCCCGGAATATCTCATCCAGCAGGCCCACAAGAGCCTGCGCAATCTCGGCGTCGAACAGATCGACCTCTGGCAATTGCACCGCATCGATCCCAAGGTTCCGGCGAAGGAACAGTTCGATGCTATCAAGTCGTTGCTGGACGACAAGATCATCCGCCACGCCGGCCTGAGCGAGGTGTCCGTGGCAGAGATCGAAGCCGCCTCGAAGGTCTTCAAGGTGTCGACGGTGCAGAACCGCTATAACCTCGTCGACCGCACCAGCGAAGACGTGCTCGATTACTGCGAGAAGCACGGAATCGGCTTCATTCCGTGGTACCCGCTGGCCGCCGGCGATCTCGCCAAGCCCGGTTCGCTGCTGGATACCATCGCCAAGCGCCACAACGCTGCCCCAAGCCAGATCGCGCTTGACTGGGTGTTGAAGCGTAGCCCCGTAATGCTGCCGATCCCAGGCACGTCAAAGGTCAAGCATCTCGAAGAGAACGTGGCCGCGGTGAATTTCACTCTGTCCGAGGATGAGTTCAAGGCACTCGATGCGGAAGGCAAGAAGGTTTTCAAGACTGCCTGA
- a CDS encoding NAD(P)/FAD-dependent oxidoreductase: MTEDTSKTTIVIGAGIVGTAIAFELQKRGHQVTLVDKGEPGKGTSFGNMASIALDFAAGSGPSTWRKMPGWLLDPEGPVWLRPSYAPKILPWFLRFLAAGRPSRLRQIEDAGMALSGPALADFRAMLDAIGAPELMTEDGCLAIYETEAEFAGDRGHLEMMQRYGFEHSVVSGADLRALEPALSPHIAKAVLLPNNKSIRNPYHLVLKLVDAAKAAGTGFVSGEATMIERRAGGGVTVMLANGRRLDADDAVVAAGVPTRVIAKALGEPIPLETERGYHTQIMAPGIFMRHSIIWPARAFMVTPTAGGIRVGGNVELAGLDAPPDYRRPRVLVRHAQRALPGLEVEEATDWMGHRPSLPDTIPIISASSRLPGVWYATGHGHLGLTYSATTARLMADMIGGMTPSIDMTPFRINRY, from the coding sequence ATGACGGAAGACACAAGCAAGACCACCATAGTCATCGGCGCCGGCATTGTCGGCACCGCGATCGCTTTCGAGTTGCAGAAGCGCGGCCACCAGGTGACGCTTGTCGACAAGGGCGAGCCTGGGAAGGGCACGTCGTTTGGCAACATGGCCAGCATCGCGCTTGATTTTGCCGCCGGCTCCGGCCCCTCGACATGGCGCAAGATGCCGGGCTGGCTGCTCGATCCGGAAGGGCCAGTCTGGCTAAGGCCTTCTTATGCACCGAAGATATTGCCGTGGTTCCTGCGTTTCCTCGCCGCCGGCCGTCCATCGCGTCTACGCCAGATCGAAGATGCCGGCATGGCCCTGTCGGGTCCCGCACTTGCCGATTTTCGCGCCATGCTGGATGCCATCGGCGCACCCGAGTTGATGACTGAGGACGGATGCCTCGCCATCTACGAAACCGAGGCTGAATTTGCGGGCGATCGCGGCCATCTGGAGATGATGCAACGCTATGGTTTCGAGCATTCGGTCGTCAGCGGTGCCGACCTCCGCGCTCTCGAACCGGCCCTCTCTCCTCACATTGCGAAGGCGGTGCTGCTGCCGAACAACAAGTCCATCCGCAATCCCTATCATCTGGTTCTGAAGCTGGTCGATGCTGCGAAAGCCGCCGGTACAGGCTTCGTCTCTGGCGAAGCCACCATGATCGAGCGCCGGGCGGGCGGCGGCGTCACGGTCATGCTCGCCAATGGCCGCAGGCTCGATGCCGACGATGCGGTGGTTGCTGCCGGCGTGCCCACGCGAGTGATCGCCAAGGCTTTGGGCGAGCCTATCCCGCTCGAGACCGAGCGGGGCTATCACACGCAGATCATGGCCCCCGGCATTTTCATGCGCCACTCGATCATCTGGCCGGCCCGCGCCTTCATGGTGACCCCGACTGCCGGCGGCATCCGCGTCGGCGGTAATGTCGAGCTTGCAGGCCTCGATGCGCCGCCGGATTATCGCCGTCCCCGCGTCCTCGTCCGTCATGCGCAGAGGGCGCTGCCTGGCCTTGAGGTAGAGGAGGCCACCGACTGGATGGGCCATCGTCCCTCGTTGCCGGATACCATCCCCATCATCTCCGCGTCTTCCCGGCTGCCGGGCGTCTGGTATGCGACCGGCCACGGTCATCTCGGTCTTACATATTCCGCCACGACAGCTCGCCTGATGGCGGATATGATCGGTGGCATGACGCCGTCAATCGATATGACGCCGTTCCGCATCAACCGATACTAG
- a CDS encoding SDR family oxidoreductase: MSDTEKPVALITGGGRGMGEAIARELVATGYRVALMSPSESCEKLAAELGGVASRGVAEKAEDIQAIFDLTMKTYGRIDAVVNHTGHPPKGDLLDISDENWTLGSDMMVLSVVRMARLVTPVMLRQGKGAFVNITTFAAYEPSLVFPVSCAYRAAAGAFTKLYADRYAADNIRMNCLLPGYIDSLAHKPETAEKIPMKRIGQMQEVAKTAAFLLSDGAGYITGQNIRVDGGVTRHV; encoded by the coding sequence ATGTCCGACACCGAAAAGCCAGTCGCTCTCATTACCGGCGGTGGCCGGGGCATGGGCGAGGCCATCGCCCGTGAACTGGTTGCCACCGGCTATCGCGTCGCGCTGATGTCGCCCTCCGAAAGCTGCGAGAAGCTGGCTGCCGAACTCGGCGGCGTCGCCTCACGCGGCGTGGCGGAAAAGGCGGAAGACATCCAGGCTATCTTCGACCTGACCATGAAGACCTATGGCCGCATCGATGCGGTGGTCAACCATACCGGCCATCCGCCGAAGGGCGATCTGCTCGACATCTCCGACGAAAACTGGACACTCGGCTCCGACATGATGGTGCTCAGCGTCGTGCGCATGGCGCGGTTGGTCACCCCGGTCATGCTGCGCCAGGGCAAGGGTGCCTTCGTCAACATCACCACCTTTGCGGCCTATGAGCCATCGCTGGTATTCCCGGTCTCCTGCGCCTACCGCGCCGCAGCCGGTGCCTTCACGAAGCTCTATGCCGATCGCTACGCCGCCGACAATATCCGCATGAATTGCCTGTTGCCGGGCTATATCGATAGCCTCGCCCACAAGCCTGAGACGGCCGAAAAGATCCCGATGAAGCGCATCGGCCAGATGCAGGAGGTCGCCAAGACCGCAGCCTTCCTGCTGTCCGATGGCGCCGGCTACATCACCGGCCAGAATATCCGCGTCGACGGCGGCGTTACCCGGCACGTCTGA
- a CDS encoding 4-hydroxyproline epimerase, whose translation MRWKRTIQLLDVHCEGEIGRVAIGGVPKIPGDTIAEQLHWMNTDPKGEELRRFLVLEPRGAPIGSVNLLLPAKHPDADAGFIILQPDQAHASSGSNSICVTTALLESGIVEMQEPETTVTLDTAAGLVRAVATCRDGRCEKVRLTMVPSFVHELDVVLDTPEWGAISLDICYGGIFYALVDVGQVGLTIEASRAADLVKAGMVLRERINRTMSVVHPEIPAISGVAYVMFRDIDADGAIRTCTTMWPGRVDRSPCGTGNSANLATLYARGKAKVGDVFKSRSIIGSEFEVGLSALTEVAGKPAIIPTITGRGFTFGLSQVSLDPFDPLAAGFALTDVWGPSAGEIGAGK comes from the coding sequence ATGAGATGGAAGCGGACGATCCAGCTGCTGGATGTTCATTGCGAGGGTGAGATCGGCAGGGTCGCGATCGGCGGCGTGCCGAAGATCCCCGGCGATACCATAGCCGAGCAATTGCACTGGATGAATACGGACCCGAAAGGTGAGGAACTCCGGCGCTTCCTGGTGCTCGAACCGCGGGGCGCGCCGATCGGCTCCGTCAACCTGCTGCTGCCGGCCAAGCACCCGGATGCAGATGCCGGCTTCATCATCCTGCAGCCCGACCAGGCCCATGCGAGCTCTGGCTCGAACTCGATCTGCGTCACCACTGCGCTGCTGGAATCCGGTATCGTCGAGATGCAGGAGCCGGAAACCACAGTCACGCTCGACACCGCCGCAGGCCTGGTGCGGGCAGTTGCCACCTGCCGCGATGGCCGCTGCGAGAAAGTGCGGCTGACCATGGTGCCGTCTTTCGTCCACGAGCTCGACGTGGTGCTAGACACGCCGGAATGGGGCGCGATCAGCCTGGACATCTGCTATGGCGGCATTTTCTACGCGCTGGTCGATGTCGGACAGGTAGGCCTCACCATCGAGGCATCGAGGGCGGCGGACCTGGTGAAAGCCGGCATGGTCCTGCGTGAGCGCATCAACCGGACGATGTCTGTGGTTCATCCGGAAATCCCGGCGATCTCGGGCGTCGCCTACGTGATGTTCCGCGATATCGATGCCGACGGTGCCATTCGCACTTGCACAACGATGTGGCCCGGCCGGGTCGACCGCTCGCCCTGCGGCACCGGCAACTCCGCCAATCTCGCGACGCTGTACGCGCGCGGCAAGGCGAAGGTCGGCGACGTCTTCAAGTCGCGCTCCATCATCGGTTCGGAATTCGAGGTCGGTCTCTCCGCCCTCACAGAAGTAGCCGGCAAGCCCGCCATCATTCCGACGATCACCGGCCGCGGCTTCACCTTCGGTCTGTCGCAGGTGTCGCTGGACCCCTTCGATCCCCTCGCAGCCGGCTTCGCGCTGACGGATGTCTGGGGCCCCTCCGCCGGCGAGATCGGCGCAGGTAAATAA
- a CDS encoding carbohydrate kinase family protein — MILCCGEALIDMLPRETTLGEKAFAPYAGGAIFNTAIALGRLGVETAFFTGLADDMLGEILIETLKASNVDSSPCAIVSRPSTIAFVKLVNGQATYAFYDEGTAGRMITEADLPDLGDSCEALHFGAISLIPSPCGETYEALMAREQARRVISLDPNIRPGFIKDKPAHMARIKRMAAMSDILKFSDEDLEWFGMSGDHDQLASHWLDHGAKLVVITKGAEGATGYTKSQKVSVPSERVTVVDTVGAGDTFDAGILASLKMNNLLTKAQVASLDEKALRDALALGAKAAAITVSRAGANPPWAREIGL; from the coding sequence ATGATATTGTGCTGCGGCGAAGCTTTGATCGACATGCTGCCCCGAGAAACGACGCTGGGTGAAAAGGCCTTTGCGCCCTATGCCGGCGGTGCGATCTTCAACACCGCTATCGCGCTCGGTCGCCTCGGCGTCGAGACTGCCTTCTTCACCGGCCTTGCCGACGATATGCTGGGCGAAATCCTGATCGAGACGCTGAAGGCGAGCAACGTCGATTCCAGCCCCTGCGCCATCGTATCGCGGCCTAGCACCATCGCCTTCGTGAAGCTGGTCAACGGCCAGGCGACCTATGCCTTCTACGACGAAGGCACCGCCGGCCGGATGATCACGGAAGCCGATCTGCCGGACCTCGGCGACAGCTGCGAGGCGCTGCATTTCGGCGCCATCAGCCTCATCCCCAGCCCCTGCGGCGAGACCTACGAGGCATTGATGGCGCGCGAGCAGGCCCGGCGCGTCATCTCGCTCGATCCGAACATCCGACCGGGCTTCATCAAGGACAAGCCGGCCCATATGGCGCGCATCAAGCGCATGGCGGCGATGTCGGACATCCTCAAATTCTCGGACGAAGATCTGGAATGGTTCGGCATGTCCGGCGACCATGACCAACTCGCCTCCCATTGGCTGGACCACGGGGCCAAGCTGGTTGTCATCACGAAGGGTGCCGAGGGCGCTACGGGATACACCAAGTCGCAGAAGGTTTCCGTGCCGAGCGAACGCGTCACGGTGGTCGACACAGTTGGCGCCGGCGACACCTTCGATGCCGGCATTCTCGCCTCGCTGAAGATGAACAATCTGCTGACGAAGGCGCAGGTTGCCTCGCTCGACGAGAAGGCATTGCGCGATGCGCTGGCGCTCGGCGCCAAGGCCGCCGCGATCACCGTATCGCGCGCTGGCGCCAATCCACCGTGGGCACGGGAAATCGGGCTTTAG
- a CDS encoding orotate phosphoribosyltransferase: MMQTTFPDRSVMAELLAKMLWEIKAVHFNAETPYKFASGMASPVYIDCRKLLSYPRVRSTVMDFAASVLLRDAGFEQFDCIAGGETAGIPFAALLADRLGLPMIYVRKKPKGHGRNAQIEGDMPAGARVLVIEDLTTAGGSMFTFIDAIRAAGGIVDHAIALFYYGIFDEGALRFADGKVRFHHIATWRNVLAVAKAQKLFDDKTLSAVEAFLDAPLAWSGAHGGITQLSAP, encoded by the coding sequence ATCATGCAGACGACATTTCCCGACCGCTCCGTGATGGCGGAACTTCTGGCAAAGATGCTCTGGGAAATCAAGGCGGTGCATTTCAACGCTGAGACGCCCTACAAATTTGCCTCGGGCATGGCCAGCCCCGTCTATATCGATTGCCGCAAACTGCTTTCCTATCCGCGCGTCCGCTCGACGGTCATGGACTTTGCGGCCAGTGTGCTGCTACGCGATGCCGGCTTCGAGCAGTTCGACTGCATTGCCGGCGGCGAGACGGCCGGGATCCCATTTGCAGCGCTGCTCGCCGACCGCCTCGGCCTGCCGATGATCTATGTCCGCAAGAAGCCCAAGGGCCATGGCCGCAACGCCCAGATAGAGGGCGACATGCCGGCCGGCGCGCGCGTGCTGGTCATCGAGGACCTGACGACGGCCGGCGGCAGCATGTTCACGTTCATCGACGCGATCCGCGCTGCCGGCGGCATCGTCGACCACGCGATTGCTCTTTTTTACTACGGCATTTTTGACGAAGGGGCGTTGCGGTTTGCCGACGGCAAGGTGCGCTTCCATCATATCGCCACATGGCGCAACGTGCTTGCCGTCGCCAAGGCGCAGAAGCTTTTTGACGACAAGACGCTGTCCGCCGTCGAGGCGTTTCTCGATGCACCGCTCGCCTGGTCGGGTGCGCACGGCGGCATCACTCAGCTTTCGGCGCCGTGA
- a CDS encoding GGDEF domain-containing protein yields MRLPRSAALKKFGSSLTLKIFSICFLATHLPLLALIAYLLTGYEAAAMPILATALLATLLGTGLCFLSVWLLLRPLETVTKTVQAYRETGAVSMIRSQRHDEIGVVVNAVSTLIAELHATLSQLRRQATTDVLTGLGNRRWLRDIGTSELQRAERENEPVCVIVFDLDHFKTINDEHGHEVGDQVLTVTGAIIQHNMRPYDIAARIGGEEFCILLPRTDTAQAIAIAERLRRELATRAVGPVPAGRITASFGVYCGDPTTETLKTMMMAADRKLYAAKNSGRNAVHWDAAKPVVESAVRH; encoded by the coding sequence ATGCGCCTGCCACGATCTGCGGCACTGAAGAAATTTGGTTCGTCGCTCACGCTGAAGATCTTCTCGATCTGCTTCCTGGCAACGCATCTGCCGCTGCTGGCGCTGATTGCCTATCTGCTGACGGGCTATGAAGCCGCAGCGATGCCGATCCTTGCCACTGCACTGCTGGCGACGTTGCTGGGCACGGGGCTCTGTTTTCTCTCCGTCTGGCTATTGCTGCGCCCGCTGGAGACTGTGACCAAAACCGTGCAGGCCTACCGCGAAACCGGTGCGGTATCGATGATCCGAAGCCAGCGCCACGATGAGATCGGCGTCGTCGTCAACGCCGTGTCGACCCTGATTGCAGAACTGCATGCGACGCTATCCCAGCTGCGCCGCCAGGCGACGACCGACGTGCTGACCGGCCTCGGCAATCGCCGCTGGCTGCGCGATATCGGCACTTCGGAACTCCAGCGCGCGGAGCGCGAAAATGAGCCGGTTTGCGTCATTGTCTTCGATCTCGATCACTTCAAGACCATCAATGACGAGCATGGTCATGAGGTCGGCGACCAGGTGCTGACCGTGACTGGCGCGATCATCCAGCACAACATGCGGCCTTACGATATCGCAGCGCGTATCGGCGGCGAAGAGTTCTGCATCCTCTTGCCGCGCACAGACACCGCGCAGGCGATTGCCATCGCAGAACGTTTGCGACGGGAACTGGCAACCCGGGCGGTCGGCCCTGTACCCGCCGGGCGGATTACCGCTAGCTTCGGTGTCTATTGCGGCGATCCAACCACCGAGACGCTGAAAACCATGATGATGGCAGCCGACCGCAAATTATATGCGGCCAAAAACAGCGGACGTAACGCCGTTCACTGGGATGCCGCCAAGCCTGTGGTGGAGTCTGCGGTCAGGCACTAG